One Salvia splendens isolate huo1 chromosome 12, SspV2, whole genome shotgun sequence genomic window carries:
- the LOC121758362 gene encoding glutaredoxin-C9-like → MEIVAKDVRSAAVRIGGGVDSQRTDLESVCEKVSAIVSGNAVVVFTISGCCMCHVVKQLLFGLGVGPTIVELDREAAGGPILSLLHRLAGGDKAVPAVFVGGKFLGGIETVMACHINGSLVPLLKNAGALWL, encoded by the coding sequence ATGGAGATAGTAGCGAAGGACGTGCGATCGGCGGCGGTGCGGATCGGCGGCGGCGTGGATTCGCAGCGGACGGATCTGGAATCGGTGTGCGAGAAGGTGAGCGCAATCGTCTCCGGCAACGCGGTGGTCGTCTTCACCATCAGTGGCTGCTGTATGTGCCACGTCGTCAAGCAGCTCCTCTTCGGCCTCGGCGTCGGTCCGACGATCGTCGAGCTCGACCGCGAGGCAGCCGGCGGACCGATCCTCTCGCTGCTGCACCGCCTCGCCGGCGGAGACAAGGCTGTGCCGGCGGTGTTCGTCGGCGGGAAGTTTCTCGGCGGGATCGAGACGGTGATGGCTTGCCACATCAACGGATCGCTGGTGCCGCTTCTCAAAAACGCCGGTGCTCTGTGGCTTTGA
- the LOC121759714 gene encoding 50S ribosomal protein HLP, mitochondrial-like: protein MAASNSSKLFRVGRSILGGLSNNALRASMPSSHLADMDFLSQQTRTFIQMRTNLKVVDNSGAKRVMCIQALKGKKGARLGDVIVASVKEAHVGGKVKKGDVHYAVVVRAAMPRGRCDGSEVKFDDNAVVLINKQGEPIGTRVFGPVPHELRKKKHLKILSLAEQIA, encoded by the exons ATGGCTGCGTCTAATTCTTCGAAATTGTTTCGTG TCGGTCGTTCCATTCTGGGTGGTCTGAGCAACAATGCTCTTCGGGCGAGCATGCCGTCTTCCCACTTGGCAGATATGGATTTCCTATCTCAA CAAACAAGGACATTCATACAGATGAGGACTAACCTTAAAGTGGTGGACAATTCCGGGGCTAAAAGAGTGATGTGCATACAAGCACTGAAGGGCAAGAAAGGAGCTAGACTGGGGGACGTAATAGTAGCATCGGTCAAGGAAGCACATGTTGGTGGGAAAGTGAAAAAAGGAGACGTTCACTACGCTGTTGTAGTTCGTGCTGCAATGCCACGGGGCCGCTGTGATGGGAGCGAAGTCAAGTTTGACGACAATGCTGTAGTACTCATCAATAAGCAAGGCGAGCCAATTGGCACCAGGGTGTTCGGCCCTGTTCCTCATGAGTTGAGGAAAAAGAAGCATCTCAAGATTCTCAGTCTTGCTGAGCAAATTGCCTAA
- the LOC121757387 gene encoding uncharacterized proline-rich protein-like: protein MGEHQIQHPFSLPPPPLPPLPPPASPRDDSAPPEPSSLDDPSPPSAPPFDPSRMIGIIKRKAMIKELAAAYHAECLTHCQELLELQKKNEEPFIDTKLPEEPRKEALRPAKRVKKSR from the exons ATGGGGGAACATCAAATCCAACACCCCTTTTCTCTTCCAcctccgccgctgccgcctctTCCTCCGCCCGCTTCACCACGCGACGACTCCGCTCCGCCGGAACCATCATCTCTGGACGATCCTTCACCTCCTTCCGCCCCTCCTTTCGATCCTAGCCGAA TGATTGGGATCATCAAAAGGAAGGCTATGATCAAAGAATTGGCAGCTGCATATCATGCTGAGTGCCTCACGCATTGCCAAGAACTGTTGGAACTACAGAAAAAAAACGAAGAG CCCTTTATTGACACAAAACTTCCGGAGGAGCCAAGGAAAGAAGCGCTAAGACCTGCCAAACGCGTCAAGAAGTCCCGCTAG